In the Hordeum vulgare subsp. vulgare chromosome 7H, MorexV3_pseudomolecules_assembly, whole genome shotgun sequence genome, one interval contains:
- the LOC123408056 gene encoding mitogen-activated protein kinase 4 → MAMMVDPPNGIGNHGKHYYTMWQTMFEIDTKYVPIKPIGRGAYGIVCSSINQETNEKVAIKKINNVFDNRVDALRTLRELKLLRHLRHENVIALKDIMMPIHRRSFKDVYLVSELMDTDLHQIVKSSQPLSNDHCQYFLFQLLRGLKYLHSAGILHRDLKPGNLLVNANCDLKICDFGLARTNNTKGQFMTEYVVTRWYRAPELLLCCDNYGTSIDVWSVGCIFAELLGRKPIFPGTECLNQLKLIVNVLGTMSEADLAFIDNSKARKYIKSLPYTPGIPLSSMYPQAHPLAIDLLQKMLVFDPSKRISVTQALEHPYMSPLYDPSANPPAQVPIDLDIDENIGTDMIREMLWQEMLQYHPEAARMVNM, encoded by the exons ATGGCGATGATGGTGGATCCTCCGAACGGCATCGGAAACCATGGCAAGCACTACTACACCATGTGGCAGACCATGTTCGAGATCGACACCAAGTACGTGCCCATCAAGCCCATCGGGAGGGGAGCCTACGGGATAGTTTGCTCCTCCATCAACCAGGAGACCAATGAGAAGGTCGCCATCAAAAAGATAAACAACGTCTTTGACAACCGTGTGGATGCGTTAAGGACGCTGCGCGAGCTGAAGCTCCTCCGGCACCTGCGCCACGAGAATGTCATTGCTTTGAAGGATATAATGATGCCGATACATAGGAGGAGCTTCAAGGATGTCTACTTGGTCTCCGAGCTCATGGACACGGATCTGCATCAGATTGTCAAGTCGTCTCAGCCGCTGTCCAATGACCACTGCCAGTATTTCCTTTTTCAG CTGCTCCGAGGACTGAAGTACCTTCATTCAGCAGGGATACTCCATAGAGACCTGAAGCCTGGGAACCTTCTGGTCAATGCAAACTGTGACCTGAAGATCTGTGACTTTGGTCTGGCTCGCACAAATAACACTAAAGGTCAGTTTATGACTGAATATGTTGTCACCCGCTGGTATAGAGCTCCCGAGTTGCTGCTCTGCTGCGACAACTATGGCACATCCATAGATGTCTGGTCTGTTGGCTGCATCTTTGCTGAGCTACTTGGCCGCAAGCCGATCTTTCCAGGAACCGAGTGCCTTAATCAGCTTAAGCTTATAGTCAATGTTCTTGGCACCATGAGCGAAGCTGACCTCGCATTCATTGACAACTCAAAAGCACGCAAGTACATTAAATCCCTTCCATACACCCCAGGGATTCCCCTCAGTAGCATGTACCCGCAAGCGCATCCTCTTGCCATTGATCTGTTGCAGAAGATGCTTGTCTTCGACCCTTCCAAAAGGATCAGTGTCACCCAGGCTCTGGAGCACCCCTACATGTCCCCACTGTATGATCCCAGCGCAAACCCTCCTGCTCAGGTGCCCATCGATCTTGACATAGATGAAAACATTGGCACAGATATGATCCGGG